The following coding sequences lie in one Paramormyrops kingsleyae isolate MSU_618 chromosome 15, PKINGS_0.4, whole genome shotgun sequence genomic window:
- the LOC111860178 gene encoding N-acetyllactosaminide beta-1,3-N-acetylglucosaminyltransferase 3, with protein sequence MRRSSNIFDISALFMISALCLFIIFKKDLLPRDSVKISTNEQPPPNRNPTRASRFNYPWNPCTPNDSARSIPGFSTLPGHIQNFLYYRHCRQFPMLLDVPDLCGATPEESANVFLLLVIKSSPWNYDRREVLRKTWAKERLQDGVWIRRVFISGVTGSSEEQRKLNKLLWLEQQENQDILQWDFNDSFFNLTLKQVLFLEWMMNNCPRAHFLLNGDDDIFANTDNMVEYLQSLKDNDGDKHLFTGHLIHYVGPIREPGSKYYVPVQVQESNSYPPYCGGGGFLLSGFTATVIYNMSHSIELLPIDDVYMGMCLEKAGLEPASHFGVRTAGLHVPSLTADKYDPCYYREILLVHRFLPHQIFIMWHEIHNPRLKCGKSHNVI encoded by the coding sequence ATGCGGCGGTCGTCAAATATCTTCGACATTTCTGCTTTGTTTATGATTTCTGCCTTGTGCTTATTcatcattttcaaaaaagacTTGTTGCCTCGTGACTCAGTTAAAATCTCAACCAATGAACAGCCACCTCCGAATCGCAACCCCACACGTGCCAGTAGGTTCAATTATCCTTGGAATCCATGTACCCCGAATGACTCTGCTCGGAGCATTCCAGGATTTTCTACTCTCCCAGGTCACATTCAGAACTTCCTCTATTATCGGCACTGTCGGCAGTTTCCGATGCTGCTGGACGTGCCTGACCTCTGTGGAGCTACGCCAGAAGAGTCTGCCAATGTCTTCTTGCTGTTAGTGATAAAGAGTTCTCCCTGGAACTACGACCGACGTGAAGTGCTGAGGAAAACTTGGGCAAAAGAGCGCCTGCAGGATGGAGTGTGGATCCGGCGGGTCTTCATCTCAGGGGTCACCGGCAGTAGCGAGGAGCAGCGTAAACTGAACAAGCTGCTGTGGCTGGAGCAGCAGGAGAACCAAGACATTCTGCAGTGGGACTTTAACGACTCCTTCTTCAACCTGACCCTGAAGCAGGTCCTCTTCTTAGAGTGGATGATGAACAACTGTCCTCGGGCCCACTTCCTGCTAAATGGAGACGACGACATCTTTGCAAACACAGACAATATGGTGGAATATCTTCAGAGCCTGAAGGATAATGATGGGGACAAACACCTTTTCACCGGTCACCTCATTCACTACGTTGGGCCCATCAGAGAACCTGGAAGCAAGTACTACGTCCCCGTCCAAGTTCAGGAGTCCAATTCATACCCCCCATACTGTGGGGGTGGAGGCTTCCTCCTGTCTGGTTTCACTGCTACAGTCATATACAACATGTCACACAGTATCGAACTTTTGCCAATTGACGATGTATATATGGGTATGTGTCTGGAAAAGGCTGGGCTGGAGCCGGCGTCTCACTTTGGCGTTAGGACAGCGGGGTTACACGTCCCTTCGCTAACGGCTGATAAATATGACCCCTGTTATTATCGGGAGATCTTGCTGGTGCACAGGTTCTTGCCCCATCAGATTTTCATCATGTGGCACGAGATCCACAACCCAAGACTTAAATGTGGCAAATCCCACAATGTCATCTGA